The following proteins are co-located in the Besnoitia besnoiti strain Bb-Ger1 chromosome Unknown contig00007, whole genome shotgun sequence genome:
- a CDS encoding MORN repeat-containing protein (encoded by transcript BESB_074270) produces MGCTQSTAKEATGAAAAATPGEHSSGGKEECGGGQVAQGVAVSPSGAGPLKKGNSAVPTRAGEDAGVTPDESAGPDTVGTSYIPPPGGRSGHSMAGGPPTNLAEVPGEPTEDGRLVRPAVTLKSGAVYVGQWKDMQRDGHGKLVWPEGETYEGSFKLNECDGEGVWTDGKGNTFEGQWRKNRINGAGKFTHADGSVYEGQWKDDVKNGEGKETWGDGTVFEGEFVNGDKQGRGKITFPDGSNYEGTFANDVFEGKGVYRWANGRMYEGEWHNGYMHGKGLYTWPKGQFSKYEGSYFVGLKEGPGKLYMRDGRIYVAIFEKNKMEGDVVEISPSGKKRKGIWKNGKNVQWVEGHQNVELVVDDEADEKEAEYQTSAFSNPRQYHQLYEGKKKQRMQIEGGVLHARSGVRTFHAPSPPPNQTGKEGDAAEDAEKAEDDDEAKS; encoded by the exons ATGGGCTGTACACAGTCgaccgcgaaggaggcgacgggcgcggcggcggctgcgacgcctgGAGAGCACAGTTCGGGGGGCAAGGAggagtgcggcggcggccaagTCGCTCAGGGCGTCGCAGTGTcgcccagcggcgcagggcctTTGAAAAAGGGAAACTCCGCGGTTCCGACTCGAGCGGGCGAAGACGCTGGAGTGACACCGGATGAGTCTGCTGGGCCTGACACAGTCGGCACCAGCTACATCCCGCCGCCTGGGGGACGGTCGGGGCATTCGATGGCGGGAGGCCCCCCGACGAACCTCGCCGAAGTGCCTGGCGAACCGACCGAAGACGGCAGACTCGTCCGCCCTGCAGTGACTCTCaagagcggcgccgtctACGTGGGCCAGTGGAAG GATATGCAACGCGACGGCCACGGCAAGCTCGTTTGGCCTGAGGGGGAGACTTACGAAGGGTCGTTCAAACTGAACGagtgcgacggcgagggcgtgtGGACAGACGGGAAGGGCAACACGTTTGAAGGCCAGTGGAGGAAAAATCGCATCAACGGCGCGGGGAAGTTCACCCATGCCGACGGCTCAGTTTACGAGGGGCAGTGGAAGGACGACGTCAAGAACGGCGAGGGAAAGGAGACCTGGGGAGACGGCACAGTTTTCGAGGGCGAGTTTGTGAATGGAGACAAGCAGGGCAGGGGCAAGATCACTTTCCCCGATGGATCAAATTATGAGGGCACCTTCGCAAACGACGTCTTCGAAG GCAAGGGAGTCTACCGCTGGGCGAACGGCCGCATGTACGAGGGCGAGTGGCACAACGGCTACATGCATGGCAAGGGGCTCTACACGTGGCCCAAGGGTCAGTTTTCAAAGTACGAGGGTTCCTACTTTGTGGGGCTGAAAGAGGGCCCCGGGAAGCTCTACATGCGCGACGGGCGGATCTACGTGGCGATCTTTGAGAAGAACAAAATGGAGGGCGACGTGGTCGAGATCTCCCCCAGCGGGAAAAAGCGCAAAGGCATCTGGAAGAACGGCAAAAATGTGCAGTGGGTCGAGGGACACCAGAACGTGGAGCTCGTCgtggacgacgaggcggacgaaAAGGAAGCAGAGTACCAAACGAGCGCGTTCTCCAACCCCCGCCAATACCACCAGCTCTACGAG gggaagaagaagcagcgtATGCAGATCGAGGGCGGAGTTTTGCACGCGAGATCGGGCGTGCGAACTTTTcacgcgccgtctccgccgcccaaTCAAACTGGAAAGGAAGGTGATGcggccgaagacgccgaaaaggctgaagacgacgacgaagcaaAAAGCTGA